AAACAGGAAGAGATCCGTACCGAAGTTTTATTTATACCAGTTTTCAAGAGTTGGCCACTAACATCTCGCACCGAAGAGTAGCTACACTATCCCAAAAAACCGGAAATAGTCGATTAGGAAAAATATGTGGTGTCATAGCTGCTGATGAGGCTCGGCATGCCAATGCCTACATAAATTTTGTCAACCGCATATTGGAAATAGACCCTAGCGAAATACTGCTGGCCTTTGAAGATATGATGAAAAAGAAGATAGTGATGCCCGCGCATTTTTTAAGAGAATCCGGGGAGGAAATCGGAACGCTATTTGGTCATTTTTCCGATGCTGCTCAACGTATTAAGGTCTATACAACTCAAGATTATATTGATATTTTGAAGTCACTGTTGAACGATTGGAATATTGCAAATATTGTCGGTATAAATGATTCAGCAGAAAAAGCCAGGGACTATCTAATGGCTTTACCCAAAAGATTGCAACGTATTTCTGAAAGAATAAGAATTCCTCAAAAGCAATTCGAGTTTAAATGGATTGCTGTTCAAGAAGAAAGGAAAAAAGTGGCCTGACTTTGAGGAAGACAAAAAATGTCATGCCCAGGGGGTTGAACCGTGCCGCATTTGTGGCGGCTCAGGCAGGATAAAACACAATAATCGTACATTTACTTGTCGGTAACCGCGGCGGCAGCGGCAAGGCCAAATGTCCGTGGTGCAAGGGTACCGGTTATCTTCGAACAACGAAGTGTGAGACCTGTTCGGGTAGCGGAAGAACGACCAGCCAAATCTACTGCACGACCTGCGACGGTGATGGCAAAATCGAAAGTAGAGAAACGCATGTAAAAGAGTCTAAAACGGTTCAAAATTAAGAAAGTAGAGAAGTTTACTAAAAGAGACTTCTGCAAAAAGTATACTTTTGGGTCATTCCGACCGTTCGGCTTGCCTCAGGGCAGGCTCCGTGAGAAATCTTTTTAAGCCTATTATTGAATCGCCTAGATTTCTCGGAATTTATCCTGAGCTTGTCCAAGGGCTCGAAATAACAAATTGGGTTGTTCTGCAGAAGTCCTTCTAAAACAATTACGGAGGGATTTCATGAATTCAGATTTAACTGTCTTAACACGAAAATCATTTACGCTTATTCTCTTAGCTTTAATAATCGCCAGCGGCTGCAGCTCATCCGAAGAGAGCGCTAAAACCGAACGTCACTTTCTCAGCATCGGCACCGCACCGCCCGGAGGCGCTTTTTTCCCGGTGGGCAGCGCAATTGCCCAGACCGTTAGCAACAACCGGGGCGAACTCACCTGGCAGGTTTCAGCGGAAGCCACCAAAGGTACCCAGGAAAATATCCGGCGGCTCAGCAGCGGGGAATTGGACTTTGCCATGGCCAATGCCGCCATTTCCTATTTCGCGGTTCGCGGTGAAAGCGGCTGGGAAAAGCAGTACTCCATCCGCACGGTGATGACCCTTGCCCCGAATATCGCGCTCTTCATTACGCGAAAATCCAGCGGCGTCAAAAAAATCGCTGACTTAAAAGGAAAACGAGTGACCGTCGGTGTTGCCGGAGCGGGATTTGAATTTTTCGTGCGGCCAATTTTGCAAGCCCACGGCGTCACTTATGATGACTTTAAACCGCTTTACAACACCCAGACCGGCGCAGTTGATATGCTCGCTGACGGCTCAGCCGCGGCCGCTTTTTTGGGCGGCTGGATAGGAACTGTCATCAGAACAGACCTCGCGTGGTTGATCGGCGGGGCGGCTTTAGGGGGCACGGGTGGCCTACTAGGCTGGAGTCTTGTGATGCGACGGCGTAAAACCCCGGAGGGGGATTGAGGATGGTTAGCTGGCCCTAGTCGGATCCGACTCACTGTGTCTTTCCTCTCTCCGATTTCTCATGTCA
This is a stretch of genomic DNA from candidate division KSB1 bacterium. It encodes these proteins:
- a CDS encoding acyl-ACP desaturase produces the protein MKSSNIRLEVMQTVEKSLDELLTKYLKPIDENWQPSDLLPDSKEPGFFEEIEEIQALAKEMNYDLFAVLIGDTITEEALPTYESWLMDIEGIEEDNKNGWSKWVRAWTAEENRHGDLLNKYLYLSGRVNMREMEISTQYLLSDGFDIQTGRDPYRSFIYTSFQELATNISHRRVATLSQKTGNSRLGKICGVIAADEARHANAYINFVNRILEIDPSEILLAFEDMMKKKIVMPAHFLRESGEEIGTLFGHFSDAAQRIKVYTTQDYIDILKSLLNDWNIANIVGINDSAEKARDYLMALPKRLQRISERIRIPQKQFEFKWIAVQEERKKVA
- a CDS encoding TAXI family TRAP transporter solute-binding subunit encodes the protein MNSDLTVLTRKSFTLILLALIIASGCSSSEESAKTERHFLSIGTAPPGGAFFPVGSAIAQTVSNNRGELTWQVSAEATKGTQENIRRLSSGELDFAMANAAISYFAVRGESGWEKQYSIRTVMTLAPNIALFITRKSSGVKKIADLKGKRVTVGVAGAGFEFFVRPILQAHGVTYDDFKPLYNTQTGAVDMLADGSAAAAFLGGWIGTVIRTDLAWLIGGAALGGTGGLLGWSLVMRRRKTPEGD